The window ATTTAGCAATGATACTCCAAGGGAGTACTTGTGCAACTTAGGGCCTGATGGTAGGCGACGTGATGCTGATGATAGGCCTGAGTTATGCAGAGGAACAGTTGAGTTCATTGCCACCAAGGAATTTCTGGTCCGGGAACCAATGCCAGCtgtgtatttcttccttgttgatGTCTCCATGAATGCCGTACAGACTGGTGTAACTGCTGCGTCTTGCAGTGCAATATCCCAGGTTCTTTCTGATCTTCCTGAAGGTCCCCGAACGATGGTTGGAATTGCGACATTTGATTCAACTATTCACTTCTATAGTCTGAAAAATGCTCGACAACAGCCTTTGATGTTTATCGTTCCCGACGTCCAAGATGTGTATACTCCACTTCAGATGGACTTAATTCTCCCAGTTTCCGAGTGCCGTGATAGTTTGGAGCAACTTCTGGAGAGCATCCCCAGCATGTTTGAGAACAATAGGGTTGCTGATTCAGCATTTGGGGCAGCTATGAAGGCAGGTTTCTTAGCTATGAAGCCCACTGGTGGAAAGTTGCTTGTGTTTCAGTCAGTGCTACCATCAGTTGGGACTGGCTCATTATCTGCAAGGGAAACTGATGCTAGATCTAATATTTCCACTGGAGATAAGGAAGCACATAAGCTCCTGCAGCCTGTTGATAAGACACTCAAGACAATGGCACTAGAATTTGCTGAGTATCAAGTTTGTGTGGATGTGTTCCTTGCCACACAGTCATACACAGATATTGCTTCGATATCAGTTGTTCCCAGTACCACTGGTGGCAGGGTTTACTACTACTTCCCATTTTCTGCTGTTTCTGATCCAGCCAAACTCTTCAATGATCTCAGATGGAATATCACTAAACCCCAGGGATTTGAGGCTGTCATGCGTGTCAGGTGCAGTCAGGGCCTTCAAGTTCAAGACTATTCTGGCAACTTCTGCAAGCGTGTTCCTACTGATATTGATTTGCCTGCGATTGACTCCGACAAAACCATAatggttaccttcaagcatgatgatAAGTTTCAGGAGAACACAGAATGTGGTTTTCAGTGCGCACTTCTTTACACCACGGTATATGGGCAAAGAAGGATAAGGGTCATAAATATTTCACTTCCATGCACAAGCACACTCAACAATCTTTTCCGATATGCTGATCAGGAAGCACAGTTTACTTATGTTGTTAAGCAAGCTGCAAATGGCATTCCATCAAGTTCTCTGTCCCAAGTTAGGGACCAGGTGATAAGTACCTGCATCAATATTCTCCAGTCCTACCGAAAACATTGTGCATCTGTAAGTTCTTCTGGACAGttaattcttccggaggctttaaAACTTCTGCCTTTGTATACTCTGGCCTTGATTAAAAGCATAGGACTGAGGAATGATGGGAGAGTAGACGATCGGTCCTATTGGGTCTCTGTTGTCTCCTCAGTTTCTGTGTTATTAGCCATTCCATTGGTGTTTCCTAGGATGATTGCTCTCCATGATCTTACATCAAGGGATGATGAGGATTCCCTTATTCCAAATCCCCTTACTCTCAATAGTGAGAATATACAGGATGATGGGATTTATTTATTGGAAAATGGCGAGGATGGTTTTATTTATGTTGGAAATGCGGTGAACCCTGCCACCCTGGAGCAAATATTTGGTTTCTCATCTTTGGCTGGTGCACCAAACCTGTTGGCATTGGAGCAATTTGATAATGCATTGTCCAGGAAAGTAAATGAAGTTGTGAACGAAATAAGGCGACAGAGATGCTCTTACTTGAGACTGAGACTGTGCCGAAAGGGCGACCCATCTGGAGATTTCTTCCGTTCGCTGCTGGTCGAGGACAAAACACCTGGTGGCCTTTCCTATGTGGAGTTCCTCGTGCATGTTCACAGGCAAATCCAGAGCAAGATGACCTGAGGTGGCCCGCTTCATTGGTGTGATATTTTGGTTGGTAGAGATCAAGAAGAAATTGATTCCCGCATGTGGGTATACAAAGATTACATGGACCGTTTTTCTTTCTGAAAAAAGAGTTGTACTCGTACTTAATTACCCTGTTTGTACTGAGATTTTCATATAAAGGCTTCTTCGTGGTATGGCTTGCAGTGCTGTTTTTATCCCTACACGCATGCAGTTGTTAGATAAAGCGTATATATTTGGTATGGTTTCCTTGTCTACTCGAGAGACTTTTCTTGGTCTTCTACAGGCTACAGCCCCACAGCTCATTAATCCTGTATCCATGGTGTATCATGGGAACATGGAGTGGCTGGAAGATCATTTTGGTAGTTCTTACAATAGTGAATACATAAAATTCACGCTgtcagaactttatttttctgttcaGAAGACATAAGTTGACTATCTTCCACAGCTTGCCTTGGGTTTTGTGTTGGCCAGGGAGGTTTGCCACTCTGCCCCCTCTCGTTGCGGCCTGGGTCAACTGGTCCCCGCCGCTGATTCAACCATCGTGGAGTGGTGGCTGGAAAGCCGTGCACTGATTCTAAAGCACAGCGGAAAGGTTCCCATTCCCTTGCTCTCCTCAACGTTTGGATGCTTTGGAACCAGTGAAACAGCTGCGTCTTCCAGCGCTCGAGGGTCGTTGCCCGTGAGCATCAAAAGCTTCGAGCTATACTATGGTAGATCTCCGGTGCGTAGGGATTGTCTGATATTTGGAGATGGGGCTCATGTGTCTCTAGGTAGGGTGTGGTCGTGTTCTCCATCGGTGTTTGCTTGCCCACCGTCTATCACTGTGGTGCGGTTTGTAACCGTGGCATGCTGTAGAATCATAGTTTAAAAAACCAAACCGGTGAGATTGTCGGTTCAGGTTTTTACATGCCATAGAATCATAGTTTAAAGAGATTGTCAGTTCAAGTTTTTACACGCCGGTTCGTTGGTTCAATTGCTGGTTTTTTAAGGCGTAAAATAAAACAATTTTTATAATAACATAGCGGAAAAACAATTCGAAAGAGTTGTGTTCCTTCAATTAGACGTCAACATGGTCTTGACGAGTTGGTTATTGGCCTGAATTTATGCTTCGGCCTCACCAGTAATTGAATCCTGATGCACGCACCCTATTTTTCTAGATCAGTTGTACATTCACTTGTTTTCTAGTCTGGTTTTAATTAAAAAACCGCCTGGTTTAGCCCGGTTCAATCTGTTTTCTCTGGTCCATTGCAAGAACGGTCTTTTTGGCTTAAAAGACCGGCAGGGTGCGCGGTTCTGGTTTTTTCTTGTCGGACCATCGGTCCAGTCCGGTCTTTTAAACTATGCTCAGAATACTTTGCATTCTCTTTCTTTCTTCTAATACATCGACACACAAAGCTTTTGTGAACACTCTGCGTGTTTGAAAAAAATGTAGAGTAAATTTCCTGGTGAGCTATACTACACTTCGGTGGCTTCCAGCCCGTAGCAGAGTCTATGCGGATGTGGTGGAAGCGGAAGACGTTGCATGATACGGTGCCCCATGCATCAAACTCGTGCGGATCGTTTTGGTGGCGTGACGTGATTTGTGCAGTTTTGGGTCAGTCCGACCTGGTTATACAACCGAGAGGTTCTGCCTGGACCATACCTTCAGATAGTACAAAGTCTTTAGAAAATTTTCTACTTTATGCACTCTCTGGCATCCCTTTGTGTGACTTGTGCACTT is drawn from Triticum dicoccoides isolate Atlit2015 ecotype Zavitan chromosome 4A, WEW_v2.0, whole genome shotgun sequence and contains these coding sequences:
- the LOC119286355 gene encoding protein transport protein Sec24-like CEF, translated to MSRPPPPFTPQNPTPAPNPGGPASTLPASFSNLQISRAPPPSASAGPPPGDGPVPSSIRGPQAPPPGARPFPGSPPPPLQPGSLFARPAAPVQQSPPFGGPPAASLQQSPPFGGPPAAQPLQPQQRSPFNGPPSVLPLQVQRAPFGGPPGAPQARPFGGPPAAVSQPAPFGGSSVATAQSAPYSAGPPPPFGGPPGAVPPPAYSGGKIPPFGAAPAPLQQGPYGGPPQFGGQRPGLQPPPFGAQTAPASQPPPFMGVPGANAPSFGPPGWQGQARPGAVRMPGGMPPNALGHGMPSTPTMPYSPHAGAQVSTPSNIDPNQIPRPIAETSVIIFETRQGGQAAVPPAASSEFIVKDTGNCSPRLMRCTLNQIPCTGDLLTTSAMPLALMVQPFALPHPSEEAIQLVDFGEMGPVRCSRCKAYINPFMRFVDQGKIFICNLCGFSNDTPREYLCNLGPDGRRRDADDRPELCRGTVEFIATKEFLVREPMPAVYFFLVDVSMNAVQTGVTAASCSAISQVLSDLPEGPRTMVGIATFDSTIHFYSLKNARQQPLMFIVPDVQDVYTPLQMDLILPVSECRDSLEQLLESIPSMFENNRVADSAFGAAMKAGFLAMKPTGGKLLVFQSVLPSVGTGSLSARETDARSNISTGDKEAHKLLQPVDKTLKTMALEFAEYQVCVDVFLATQSYTDIASISVVPSTTGGRVYYYFPFSAVSDPAKLFNDLRWNITKPQGFEAVMRVRCSQGLQVQDYSGNFCKRVPTDIDLPAIDSDKTIMVTFKHDDKFQENTECGFQCALLYTTVYGQRRIRVINISLPCTSTLNNLFRYADQEAQFTYVVKQAANGIPSSSLSQVRDQVISTCINILQSYRKHCASVSSSGQLILPEALKLLPLYTLALIKSIGLRNDGRVDDRSYWVSVVSSVSVLLAIPLVFPRMIALHDLTSRDDEDSLIPNPLTLNSENIQDDGIYLLENGEDGFIYVGNAVNPATLEQIFGFSSLAGAPNLLALEQFDNALSRKVNEVVNEIRRQRCSYLRLRLCRKGDPSGDFFRSLLVEDKTPGGLSYVEFLVHVHRQIQSKMT